The following coding sequences are from one Sesamum indicum cultivar Zhongzhi No. 13 linkage group LG11, S_indicum_v1.0, whole genome shotgun sequence window:
- the LOC105173749 gene encoding uncharacterized protein LOC105173749: protein MKPVVGMVVSNKMQKSVVVAVDRLFHHKLYNRYVKRTSKFMAHDERNECNIGDRVRLDPSRPLSKRKHWVVAEILKKARIYVPPSLQKDVSPADDSSSQAS from the exons ATGAAGCCGGTGGTGGGCATGGTGGTTTCGAACAAAATGCAGAAGTCGGTGGTGGTGGCAGTGGACCGCCTCTTCCACCACAAGCTCTACAACCGTTATGTCAAGCGCACCTCCAAGTTTATGGCTCACGACGAGCGTAATGAGTGTAATATCGGCGATCGC GTAAGGTTGGATCCTTCGCGGCCGCTGAGCAAGCGCAAGCACTGGGTTGTCGCGGAAATCCTTAAGAAAGCGAGGATATATGTCCCACCGTCTCTCCAGAAGGATGTTTCTCCCGCTGATGATTCAAGCAGCCAGGCTTCATGA
- the LOC105173844 gene encoding pentatricopeptide repeat-containing protein At4g31070, mitochondrial, which produces MHHLLIKRCLSTSPSAIPFLNSDVKRLVSQGLYEQALAFYVQYVHPFQLHAETAFIVPSIAKACALSQSQQILGLQIHCNVIKNGFDEFTISNSLLSMYAKFWDTKSALKVFDEMPSWDTVSWSSMINCYTQNGCLLEALKMFRDMYAHGFVPKPEIVASCLSTCVKCGNWGLGRAIHALVFLDERMEYSSFVATALVDFYWKFDNPNMASRVFDRIMEKNEVSWTAMISGCIECHDHVRAFACLRAMQCEGVKPNRVTLISVLPACGELRSHGYDLDAQFSSALLHMYCECGGALQTARLIFDRSVKKEIVMWSSMIAGYSRSKDCAREAMRLFNEMQMEGILPNTVTILAMISACTNMLSLIDGCGVHGYSLKLSFGTDIYIQNALIDMYSKCGSLGDSVQVFNEMMTRDCISWSALISAYGLYGYAEEALRLFDEMQGSALKADGLLYLAVLSTCNHAGLVEEGQELFDRALRDINVPLTIEHYACYIDLLGRAGKVQAAYDVVCRMPMKPSPRILSSLVSASKLHGRLDIAESLAHILIRIEPKNAANHTLLSMVYAESENWPGVEEVRRYMKERNLKKNHSFSTI; this is translated from the exons ATGCATCATCTACTAATAAAACGTTGTTTATCAACTTCTCCAAGCGCCATACCATTCCTCAACTCCGACGTTAAACGTCTGGTCTCCCAAGGATTGTATGAGCAAGCCCTTGCCTTCTACGTACAATATGTCCACCCCTTCCAGTTACACGCAGAAACAGCCTTCATTGTTCCATCAATTGCTAAAGCTTGTGCTCTTTCTCAGTCCCAACAAATTCTGGGCTTGCAGATTCACTGCAATGTGATCAAGAATGGGTTCGATGAATTTACTATATCCAATTCCCTCCTGTCAATGTACGCAAAGTTCTGGGACACAAAGAGTGCCCTGAAAGTGTTCGATGAAATGCCTAGTTGGGACACCGTTTCTTGGAGTTCCATGATAAACTGCTATACTCAAAATGGGTGTCTCTTGGAAGCACTGAAGATGTTCAGGGATATGTATGCACATGGTTTCGTGCCCAAGCCTGAGATAGTTGCCAGTTGTCTTTCTACGTGCGTTAAGTGTGGGAATTGGGGATTAGGAAGAGCGATACATGCTCTTGTTTTCCTTGACGAGAGGATGGAGTATTCGTCTTTTGTGGCCACAGCATTAGTGGATTTTTACTGGAAGTTTGACAATCCAAATATGGCATCTCGTGTTTTTGATCGGATCATGGAGAAAAATGAGGTATCATGGACTGCTATGATCTCTGGATGCATAGAGTGTCATGATCATGTTAGAGCATTTGCTTGCTTACGTGCGATGCAGTGTgaaggtgttaagcccaacaGAGTGACACTGATCAGTGTTTTACCAGCTTGTGGTGAGTTACGGTCA CATGGTTATGATTTGGATGCTCAGTTCTCATCAGCACTTCTGCATATGTATTGTGAATGTGGGGGAGCATTGCAGACTGCGAGGCTTATATTTGACAGGTCTGTGAAGAAGGAGATTGTTATGTGGAGTTCTATGATTGCAGGCTATTCTCGGAGTAAAGACTGTGCGAGAGAAGCTATGAGGCTATTTAATGAAATGCAGATGGAGGGAATTCTACCAAATACTGTTACTATCTTGGCAATGATTTCTGCATGTACTAATATGTTATCTCTGATTGATGGCTGTGGAGTGCATGGCTACTCTTTGAAACTGAGCTTTGGAACCGACATATACAttcaaaatgcccttattGATATGTATTCAAAGTGTGGTAGCCTTGGAGATTCTGTTCAAGTGTTCAATGAAATGATGACTAGGGATTGCATTTCTTGGAGTGCTCTTATTAGCGCATATGGACTCTATGGGTACGCAGAGGAAGCTTTGCGGCTCTTTGATGAAATGCAAGGCAGTGCATTGAAGGCTGATGGACTTTTATATCTTGCAGTGTTATCGACCTGCAACCATGCTGGCCTTGTGGAAGAGGGGCAAGAGCTTTTTGATCGAGCACTGAGAGATATAAATGTGCCTTTGACCATAGAACACTATGCTTGCTATATTGACCTTCTTGGCAGGGCAGGCAAGGTCCAAGCCGCATATGATGTTGTGTGTAGAATGCCAATGAAACCAAGCCCCAGAATTTTGAGTTCTTTAGTTTCTGCCAGTAAGCTCCACGGAAGATTGGATATAGCAGAATCACTAGCACATATACTCATCAGAATTGAACCTAAGAATGCTGCCAATCATACTTTGCTAAGCATGGTATACGCCGAATCTGAAAACTGGCCGGGGGTGGAAGAAGTTAGGAGGTACATGAAGGAAAGAAACTTAAAGAAGAACCATAGTTTCAGCACAATTTAG